From the Glandiceps talaboti chromosome 10, keGlaTala1.1, whole genome shotgun sequence genome, one window contains:
- the LOC144441279 gene encoding histone-lysine N-methyltransferase SMYD3-like, with the protein MATKVELFTAEERGRGYRAVVQIGTGELVLKEKPFAYVLCNTERGERCDFCFHSRTTLLRCSGCKFARYCNVKCQRSAWLDHKAECASLKITAPKVPTDSTRLVARIIYKLRDRTRDEDTKKEVEDFLSLQSHLEEMEKRDDRKQQFTQMMFILKKCMDEDVLAEITPELFAIFGRMVSNCFSICDGDMRGSGVGIYNGVALLNHSCDPNCVAVFRGTDIYIRSIKKINPGEEITICYIEVFTTTARRRRELKEMYYFDCTCEVCENLEKDRLKRSARCSTPNCSEPVLPDDEGGLLPCKSCEKQSSKTHATKYCEAMKSILENMTKIQDAKKQIPHDKWILELCEKCLKVEGEFLHNYNIHMVQMMDRAMDACVAMKKWEGALKFGLMAIEPCRLHHPTHHPHLGIILMKIGKLQVFLTDVKLGEKSLQQAFETLNITHGPSHPLTKDLEGLLTQCQEELRVQAVRNMMQEIEELNKEYAAGEGKGQGFLDK; encoded by the exons ATGGCGACGAAAGTTGAGCTATTTACCGCGGAGGAACGAGGTCGTGGCTATAGGGCCGTTGTGCAGATTGGAACGGGGGAGCTGGTACTGAAGGAAAAACCCTTTGCATATGTTCTGTGTAATACTGAGCGAGGGGAGAGGTGTGACTTCTGCTTTCACAG tCGAACTACTCTCCTCAGATGTTCTGGTTGTAAATTTGCAAGATACTGCAATGTAAAATGTCAG AGGTCAGCATGGCTTGACCACAAAGCAGAGTGTGCATCATTAAAAATCACAGCTCCTAAAGTTCCTACTGACAGTACTAGACTGGTAGCCAGGATTATATACAAG CTTAGAGATCGAACAAGAGATGAAGACACAAAGAAGGAAGTGGAAGACTTCCTGTCTCTTCAGTCAC ATCTTGAAGAAATGGAGAAAAGGGATGatagaaaacaacaatttacacaaatgatgtttattttaaagaaatgcATGGACGAGGATGTTCTTGCAGAAATAACACCAGAATTATTTGCCATCTTTGGACGAATGGTGTCCAACTGTTTTTCCATTTGTGATGGTGATATGAGGGGTAGTGGTGTTGGCATCTATAATGG TGTAGCACTCCTTAATCATAGTTGTGATCCTAACTGTGTGGCAGTCTTCAGAGGTACAGATATCTACATCAGATCTATCAAGAAAATCAACCCTGGAGAAGAG ATCACTATCTGCTATATTGAAGTTTTCACTACAACTGCAAGGAGGAGAAGGGAACTGAAAGAGATGTACTATTTTGATTGTACATGTGAAGTTTGTGAAAATCTGGAAAAG GACAGGTTAAAACGTAGTGCTAGGTGTAGTACACCAAATTGTAGTGAACCAGTTTTACCAGATGATGAAG gTGGACTTTTACCATGTAAAAGCTGTGAAAAACAGTCAAGCAAAACACATGCTACGAAATACTGTGAGGCCATGAAAAGCATCCtggaaaatatgacaaaaatacaAGATGCCAAGAAACAAATTCCA CATGATAAATGGATCCTAGAATTGTGTGAGAAGTGTTTGAAAGTAGAAGGAGAGTTTTTACACAACTACAATATCCACATGGTTCAGATGATGGACAGAGCTATGGATGCATGTGTTGCTATGAAGAAATGGGAAGGTGCCTTGAAGTTTGGATTGATGGCAATTGAACCTTGCAG aTTACATCATCCAACACATCATCCTCATCTTGGGATTATTTTGATGAAGATTGGTAAACTACAAGTGTTTTTAACCGACGTCAAACTTGGAGAGAAGTCATTGCAACAG GCTTTTGAAACCCTCAATATTACCCATGGACCATCCCATCCACTAACAAAGGATTTAGAAGGCTTGTTAACTCAGTGCCAAGAGGAATTGAGGGTGCAGGCAGTTCGGAATATGATGCAGGAAATAGAGGAATTGAACAAGGAATATGCAGCTGGAGAAGGAAAAGGACAGGGATTTTTAGACAAATAA